One genomic segment of Helianthus annuus cultivar XRQ/B chromosome 14, HanXRQr2.0-SUNRISE, whole genome shotgun sequence includes these proteins:
- the LOC110934155 gene encoding uncharacterized protein LOC110934155 — protein sequence MADVVNVNDDDEARRNEMRAMIVEEVEKVIEASNSRLAQEVEGQVLGVVDTLVTTKVEELKEMISELQTKKSTRRCTYKEFMACNPLPYKGEIDPIACQRWISSTEAVFVRSRCEVKDQVMFATGLLQLQAKDCPQSALDKIQEDFLRLRQKDETIDEITNKFLEKVKFCGEIAGTERLKIIRYHAMLKAEYREFVNPCKCATLNELIDWARDREIEIKRQVERGEKRVAEKPTNTNPSKKARYQDQNRKRKTSSGIPTCKTCGKHHSGECLSGKKGCYKCGQEGHPYYRCPENPKACYNCNQTRYIKAECPKLQQGAKKDGKKDESSKARGRMFQLTLDEAKASPDVVSGIFLVNSMPMNVLFDSGASRSFISNELLVHPSFKLEKMLVPLEVEVADSKSYLLHDICRNCMILIEDEEFSIDLVPMYMGNLK from the exons ATGGCTGATGTGGTGAATGTAAACGATGATGATGAAGCACGCCGAAATGAAATGAGAGCAATGATTGTAGAAGAAGTAGAGAAAGTGATTGAAGCTAGTAATTCCCGACTAGCTCAAGAGGTGGAAGGTCAAGTATTGGGAGTAGTCGATACTCTAGTAACGACCAAGGTGGAAGAACTAAAGGAGATGATTAGTGAACTACAAACAAAGAAAAGTACTCGAAGGTGCacgtacaaggaattcatggcatgTAACCCCTTGCCGTATAAAGGGGAAATTGACCCGATAGCTTGTCAAAGATGGATTTCAAGCACCGAGGCAGTGTTTGTAAGAAGTAGATGTGAAGTGAAGGATCAAGTAATGTTTGCTACGGGCCTCCTACAACTCCAAGCAAAGGATTG CCCACAATCGGCACTTGATAAGATTCAAGAAGACTTCTTACGTCTTCGACAAAAGGATGAAACAATTGATGAAATAACGAATAAGTTCCTCGAGAAGGTGAAATTTTGTGGGGAGATAGCGGGGACTGAAAGGTTGAAAATCATACGTTATCATGCTATGTTAAAAGCTGAATATCGGGAGTTCGTAAATCCCTGTAAGTGTGCAACATTGAATGAATTAATCGACTGGGCAAGAGATAGGGAGATTGAGATAAAAAGGCAGGTTGAACGAGGAGAGAAAAGGGTGGCGGAGAAGCCTACCAACACAAACCCATCAAAAAAGGCAAGATATCAAGACCAAAACCGGAAAAGGAAAACAAGTAGTGGAATTCCGACTTGCAAGACATGTGGGAAGCATCATTCGGGTGAATGTTTGTCGGGAAAGAAAGGATGCTACAAATGTGGGCAAGAGGGACATCCGTATTATAGGTGCCCTGAAAATCCAAAAGCGTGTTATAATTGTAATCAGACGAGGTACATTAAAGCTGAATGTCCGAAACTCCAACAAGGGGCAAAGAAAGATGGAAAGAAGGATGAGTCTTCCAAGGCTCGCGGGAGGATGTTTCAGTTAACCTTGGATGAAGCTAAGGCTAGCCcggatgtggtctcaggtatattcttGGTTAATTCTATGCCTATGAatgtattatttgattccgggGCTAGTAGATCATTTATTTCTAATGAATTATTAGTACATCCATCGTTTAAGCTTGAAAAGATGTTAGTACCCTTAGAAGTGGAAGTTGCTGATAGTAAAAGCTATTTGTTACATGATATTTGTAGAAACTGTATGATCTTAATCGAAGATGAGGAATTTAGTATAGATCTTGTCCCGATGTACATGGGGAATTTAAAGTAg
- the LOC110934154 gene encoding uncharacterized protein LOC110934154, translating to MTNPGSFINPFLIGNISVSNALADLGASINFMPYSIFAKLNLGEPSITHMSKQLVDRSVNFPRGIVENMLVKVDMFVFPVDFVFLDMDEDSEVPLIIGRPFLATSRAVINVYYCKLTLRVNEDNVTFDI from the coding sequence ATGACCAATCCAGGCAGCTTCATCAATCCGTTCCTGATTGGAAATATAAGTGTCAGCAATGCACTTGCTGACCTAGGTGCTAGCATAAATTTCATGCCCTATTCCATCTTTGCTAAGCTTAACCTAGGAGAGCCTTCAATTACGCACATGAGTAAACAGCTTGTCGATCGCTCGGTGAACTTCCCTAGGGGCATTGTGGAGAACATGTTGGTGAAAGTTGACATGTTTGTTTTCCCGGTTGACTTTGTCTTTCTTGACATGGACGAGGACTCTGAGGTTCCATTGATTATAGGTCGTCCATTCCTTGCCACCTCACGTGCAGTCATTAACGTTTATTATTGCAAGTTGACTCTTCGTGTTAATGAGGATAACGTCACATTCGATATTTAG